From a single Apium graveolens cultivar Ventura chromosome 2, ASM990537v1, whole genome shotgun sequence genomic region:
- the LOC141708542 gene encoding mediator of RNA polymerase II transcription subunit 33A-like isoform X2: METNTQQQHHSIWTGVIELTKMAQYRSTDPLTWAVQLSSTLSSAGVSLPSIEVAKIIVDYICWENNVPITWKFLEMALTMKILPPMLILALLSVRVISCRKSQPAAYRIFLELLKRHAFSLSSQVNGQHYHKIMESVDDVLHLSKSFNLEPSDPGILVVEFVFSIVWQLVDASLDDESLLELVPRKSFKWPIKSHDMDIDNHNSFDEKTAKCHEGLHKMNTLLAMEVIGDLFVSWESFVEGLQILAVNSSALRNSKNITADTLLILTSDAHSVFSRDSNGSSYQQFRALMASGSLLSSSAQCLGARHSALWLPIDIFLEDTMDGSQVVARSATETLIGLVKALKAVNQTTWQDAFLGLWVAALRLVQRERDPSEGPVPRLDTCLCLLLSITPLAIVNIIEEEEIFLMDEAEYCSANQKNGKKVSAELRNDLVSSVQQLGDYEGLLTPPGSVSSVANQAATKAMMFLSGLSVGSGYLDGITLSDKPVNCAGNMRHLIVEACIARNLLDTSAYTWPGYVKGHSNQIPRSVTGQMPGWLSLMKGSTLTPALISALVKTPASSLAELEKVYEIAINGTGEEKISAAKVLCGASLTRGWNIQEHTVVFITRLLSPPVPAESSGESYLIGCAPYLNVIFLGVTTIDCVQIFSIHGLVPELAGALMPLCEFFGSCSPSISWTLKSGEELTSHAIFSNAFTLLLKLWRFYQPPFEQVLAGKSVIGTRLTPEDLLHVCNSRLASVGNSRQEPTKRLSRLSSMPSTEPIFMDSFPKLKLWYRQHQACMASPLSSLVPRTPVYQIFDGLLNMMFRKVNKGGQSLISASSESSNLSGSAVEDISLRVKVPAWDILEAVPYVLDAALTACAHGKLSPRELATGLKDLADFLPASLAAIVSYFSAEVTRGVWKPASMNGTDWPSPAANLAMIEQHIHKILADTGVDVPSLGAVGSAPATLALPLAALVSLTITYKLDKETDGYLNLVGPALNTLAAGCPWPCMPIISSLWAQKVKRWSDFLVFSASNNVFQHDSQAVVQLLRVCFRSTLGLNSSPIINGGGVGALLGHGFGSHISGGLAPVAPGILYLRVHRSVKNVMFMSKEIVTLLMDSVKEIATSGLSTEKLEKQKKAKYGMRYNQVSLAAAMTRVKLAASLGSSIVWITGGANFVHSLIKEYLPTWFISVHESAYEKGELGGILAMLRGYALAYFSMLSGTFALGIGSATTVPKRRPHVLGKHLAFLASALDGKISLGCCAATWRAYVTGFVSLIVGCAPAWMLDVDIHVLKSLSKGLRKWGEEELDLALLGVSGSRAMGAAAELIIENGV; this comes from the exons ATGGAAACGAACACACAGCAACAACATCACTCTATATGGACCGGAGTCATAGAGCTCACGAAAATGGCCCAGTACCGGTCCACTGATCCATTAACATGGGCGGTTCAGCTATCTTCGACTCTCTCCTCGGCCGGTGTATCTCTACCGTCGATTGAAGTTGCTAAAATAATAGTAGATTACATTTGTTGGGAAAATAACGTTCCAATCACTTGGAAGTTTCTAGAAATGGCACTCACTATGAAAATCCTCCCTCCTATGCTCATTCTCGCTCTCCTCTCCGTTAG GGTAATTTCATGTCGAAAAAGTCAACCAGCTGCATATAGAATCTTTTTAGAACTCCTCAAAAGACATGCATTTTCATTGTCATCTCAAGTTAATGGTCAACATTATCACAA GATCATGGAATCTGTTGATGATGTGCTTCATCTTTCTAAGAGTTTTAACCTTGAGCCAAGTGACCCTGGGATCCTCGTAGTTGAATTTGTCTTCTCGATTGTATGGCAGTTGGTTGATGCGTCACTAGACGATGAAAGCTTGCTAGAACTTGTACCAAGGAAAAGTTTCAAGTGGCCGATTAAGTCTCACGATATGGATATAGACAATCATAATTCCTTTGATGAAAAGACAGCAAAATGTCATGAGGGATTGCACAAAATGAACACATTGCTGGCTATGGAAGTAATTGGAGATTTGTTTG TCAGTTGGGAGTCTTTCGTGGAGGGCTTGCAAATACTTGCAGTGAACTCATCAGCATTGAGAAATTCTAAAAATATTACTGCAGACACTCTTTTGATACTGACATCTGATGCACATAGTGTTTTCTCCCGGGATTCCAACGGAAGTTCATACCAACAGTTTCGTGCTTTAATGGCTTCTGGTTCACTTTTATCTTCTTCTGCACAATGTCTAGGTGCTAGGCATTCTGCACTTTGGCTCCCTATTGATATATTTCTAGAAGATACAATGGATGGGTCGCAAGTCGTGGCTAGGAGCGCCACTGAAACTCTCATTG GTCTGGTGAAGGCTCTTAAGGCAGTTAATCAGACCACATGGCAGGACGCATTCCTTGGTCTGTGGGTTGCAGCTTTACGTCTTGTTCAAAGG GAAAGAGACCCAAGTGAGGGTCCAGTTCCTCGACTTGACACATGCTTATGCTTGTTATTGTCCATAACACCGCTGGCTATTGTAAATATAATCGAGGAAGAGGAGATTTTTCTCATGGATGAAGCTGAGTACTGTTCTGCAAATCAAAAGAATGGCAAAAAGGTTTCTGCAGAACTTCGAAATGACTTGGTTTCCAGCGTGCAGCAATTGGGTGATTATGAAGGCTTGCTAACTCCACCAGGATCAGTAAGTTCAGTTGCAAATCAAGCTGCTACAAAAGCAATGATGTTTCTCTCAGGATTATCAGTGGGTAGTGGGTACCTTGATGGTATAACATTGAGTGACAAGCCAGTGAACTGCG CTGGAAACATGCGCCATCTAATTGTAGAGGCATGTATTGCGAGGAACCTTTTAGACACATCAGCCTATACATGGCCGGGATATGTCAAAGGACACAGTAATCAGATACCTCGTAGTGTTACTGGCCAAATGCCTGGCTGGTTATCATTAATGAAGGGCTCCACTTTAACTCCAGCCCTAATAAGTGCTTTGGTTAAGACTCCAGCTTCTAG CTTAGCAGAACTAGAGAAAGTATATGAGATCGCAATTAATGGTACAGGCGAGGAGAAAATATCTGCAGCAAAAGTTCTTTGTGGAGCATCTTTAACTCGTGGTTGGAATATACAG GAGCATACCGTGGTTTTCATCACAAGACTGTTATCACCTCCAGTTCCTGCAGAGAGTTCTGGTGAAAGCTATTTGATAGGATGTGCACCATATTTAAATGTGATATTTCTTGGAGTTACAACAATTGATTGTGTTCAGATATTCTCCATACATGGATTG GTCCCAGAACTTGCTGGAGCATTGATGCCCCTATGTGAATTCTTTGGATCCTGCTCACCAAGTATCTCTTGGACCCTGAAATCAGGAGAAGAGTTAACGTCTCATGCTATTTTTTCCAATGCCTTCACTCTTCTTCTGAAGTTATGGAGATTTTATCAACCTCCTTTTGAACAAGTGCTGGCAGGGAAATCTGTAATTGGTACCCGTTTGACTCCTGAAGACCTTTTACATGTATGCAACTCTCGATTAGCATCAGTAGGAAATTCACGCCAGGAGCCTACCAAGAGATTGTCAAGGCTATCAAGTATGCCATCTACAGAACCGATTTTTATGGATTCTTTTCCTAAGCTAAAGCTTTGGTACCGTCAGCATCAAGCTTGTATGGCATCACCTCTTTCTAGCCTTGTACCCAGGACGCCTGTTTACCAGATTTTTGATGGCCTCCTTAATATGATGTTTAGAAAAGTAAATAAAGGTGGTCAATCTCTGATTTCAGCATCCTCTGAGAGTAGTAATTTATCGGGTTCTGCAGTTGAAGATATATCTCTTCGTGTTAAAGTACCGGCTTGGGATATTCTGGAAGCTGTTCCATATGTGCTCGATGCTGCTTTAACAGCCTGTGCGCATGGAAAACTATCACCCCGAGAACTAGCAACAG GGCTCAAAGATCTTGCTGACTTTCTTCCTGCATCACTGGCGGCCATTGTGAGTTACTTTTCAGCTGAAGTGACACGAGGTGTTTGGAAGCCTGCCTCTATGAATGGAACTGATTGGCCTAGCCCAGCTGCCAATTTGGCCATGATTGAGCAACATATACACAAAATATTGGCTGATACTGGTGTAGACGTGCCAAGTCTTGGGGCAG TTGGAAGTGCTCCGGCTACTCTTGCTTTACCCTTGGCAGCTCTTGTAAGCCTCACAATAACCTACAAACTCGATAAGGAAACTGATGGTTATCTGAACCTTGTTGGCCCTGCCTTGAATACACTCGCTGCTGGTTGCCCGTGGCCATGCATGCCAATCATATCATCTCTATGGGCTCAAAAAGTAAAGCGTTGGAGTGATTTTCTTGTTTTCTCTGCGTCAAACAACGTGTTCCAACATGATAGCCAGGCTGTAGTTCAGCTTCTGAGGGTCTGCTTCAGATCCACTCTTGGGCTAAATTCCTCTCCCATAATAAACGGTGGTGGTGTTGGTGCCCTTCTTGGTCATGGTTTTGGGTCTCATATATCTGGAGGACTGGCGCCTGTTGCCCCCGGAATTCTCTACTTACGTGTCCACCGATCCGTCAAGAACGTCATGTTCATGTCAAAAGAAATAGTTACTCTTCTAATGGATTCTGTTAAAGAAATTGCAACTAGTGGATTGTCTACTGAGAAGCTGGAGAAGCAGAAAAAAGCCAAGTACGGAATGAGATATAATCAGGTTTCTCTTGCTGCAGCAATGACACGTGTCAAGCTTGCAGCTTCTCTGGGGTCTTCAATAGTTTGGATAACAGGTGGAGCAAATTTTGTTCATTCTTTAATTAAGGAATACTTGCCTACGTGGTTTATCTCTGTTCATGAGTCAGCTTATGAAAAAGGAGAATTAGGAGGAATTCTTGCTATGCTGAGAGGTTACGCTCTTGCCTACTTTTCAATGCTTTCTGGTACTTTTGCATTGGGTATAGGCTCGGCGACAACTGTGCCTAAGCGGCGACCACATGTTCTTGGGAAGCATTTGGCTTTCTTAGCAAGTGCTCTCGATGGTAAGATATCGCTTGGTTGCTGTGCGGCAACTTGGCGAGCATATGTTACAGGGTTTGTAAGCTTGATAGTTGGATGTGCTCCCGCATGGATGCTGGATGTTGATATACATGTATTGAAGAGTTTGAGCAAGGGCTTAAGGAAGTGGGGTGAGGAAGAACTTGATCTGGCTTTACTTGGAGTAAGTGGCAGTCGTGCCATGGGTGCAGCTGCTGAACTGATAATTGAAAATGGTGTTTGA
- the LOC141708542 gene encoding mediator of RNA polymerase II transcription subunit 33A-like isoform X1, producing the protein METNTQQQHHSIWTGVIELTKMAQYRSTDPLTWAVQLSSTLSSAGVSLPSIEVAKIIVDYICWENNVPITWKFLEMALTMKILPPMLILALLSVRVISCRKSQPAAYRIFLELLKRHAFSLSSQVNGQHYHKIMESVDDVLHLSKSFNLEPSDPGILVVEFVFSIVWQLVDASLDDESLLELVPRKSFKWPIKSHDMDIDNHNSFDEKTAKCHEGLHKMNTLLAMEVIGDLFGNKVTSRILYLARRNMPVSWESFVEGLQILAVNSSALRNSKNITADTLLILTSDAHSVFSRDSNGSSYQQFRALMASGSLLSSSAQCLGARHSALWLPIDIFLEDTMDGSQVVARSATETLIGLVKALKAVNQTTWQDAFLGLWVAALRLVQRERDPSEGPVPRLDTCLCLLLSITPLAIVNIIEEEEIFLMDEAEYCSANQKNGKKVSAELRNDLVSSVQQLGDYEGLLTPPGSVSSVANQAATKAMMFLSGLSVGSGYLDGITLSDKPVNCAGNMRHLIVEACIARNLLDTSAYTWPGYVKGHSNQIPRSVTGQMPGWLSLMKGSTLTPALISALVKTPASSLAELEKVYEIAINGTGEEKISAAKVLCGASLTRGWNIQEHTVVFITRLLSPPVPAESSGESYLIGCAPYLNVIFLGVTTIDCVQIFSIHGLVPELAGALMPLCEFFGSCSPSISWTLKSGEELTSHAIFSNAFTLLLKLWRFYQPPFEQVLAGKSVIGTRLTPEDLLHVCNSRLASVGNSRQEPTKRLSRLSSMPSTEPIFMDSFPKLKLWYRQHQACMASPLSSLVPRTPVYQIFDGLLNMMFRKVNKGGQSLISASSESSNLSGSAVEDISLRVKVPAWDILEAVPYVLDAALTACAHGKLSPRELATGLKDLADFLPASLAAIVSYFSAEVTRGVWKPASMNGTDWPSPAANLAMIEQHIHKILADTGVDVPSLGAVGSAPATLALPLAALVSLTITYKLDKETDGYLNLVGPALNTLAAGCPWPCMPIISSLWAQKVKRWSDFLVFSASNNVFQHDSQAVVQLLRVCFRSTLGLNSSPIINGGGVGALLGHGFGSHISGGLAPVAPGILYLRVHRSVKNVMFMSKEIVTLLMDSVKEIATSGLSTEKLEKQKKAKYGMRYNQVSLAAAMTRVKLAASLGSSIVWITGGANFVHSLIKEYLPTWFISVHESAYEKGELGGILAMLRGYALAYFSMLSGTFALGIGSATTVPKRRPHVLGKHLAFLASALDGKISLGCCAATWRAYVTGFVSLIVGCAPAWMLDVDIHVLKSLSKGLRKWGEEELDLALLGVSGSRAMGAAAELIIENGV; encoded by the exons ATGGAAACGAACACACAGCAACAACATCACTCTATATGGACCGGAGTCATAGAGCTCACGAAAATGGCCCAGTACCGGTCCACTGATCCATTAACATGGGCGGTTCAGCTATCTTCGACTCTCTCCTCGGCCGGTGTATCTCTACCGTCGATTGAAGTTGCTAAAATAATAGTAGATTACATTTGTTGGGAAAATAACGTTCCAATCACTTGGAAGTTTCTAGAAATGGCACTCACTATGAAAATCCTCCCTCCTATGCTCATTCTCGCTCTCCTCTCCGTTAG GGTAATTTCATGTCGAAAAAGTCAACCAGCTGCATATAGAATCTTTTTAGAACTCCTCAAAAGACATGCATTTTCATTGTCATCTCAAGTTAATGGTCAACATTATCACAA GATCATGGAATCTGTTGATGATGTGCTTCATCTTTCTAAGAGTTTTAACCTTGAGCCAAGTGACCCTGGGATCCTCGTAGTTGAATTTGTCTTCTCGATTGTATGGCAGTTGGTTGATGCGTCACTAGACGATGAAAGCTTGCTAGAACTTGTACCAAGGAAAAGTTTCAAGTGGCCGATTAAGTCTCACGATATGGATATAGACAATCATAATTCCTTTGATGAAAAGACAGCAAAATGTCATGAGGGATTGCACAAAATGAACACATTGCTGGCTATGGAAGTAATTGGAGATTTGTTTGGTAATAAAGTTACTTCCAGAATACTTTACCTGGCACGGAGGAACAT GCCAGTCAGTTGGGAGTCTTTCGTGGAGGGCTTGCAAATACTTGCAGTGAACTCATCAGCATTGAGAAATTCTAAAAATATTACTGCAGACACTCTTTTGATACTGACATCTGATGCACATAGTGTTTTCTCCCGGGATTCCAACGGAAGTTCATACCAACAGTTTCGTGCTTTAATGGCTTCTGGTTCACTTTTATCTTCTTCTGCACAATGTCTAGGTGCTAGGCATTCTGCACTTTGGCTCCCTATTGATATATTTCTAGAAGATACAATGGATGGGTCGCAAGTCGTGGCTAGGAGCGCCACTGAAACTCTCATTG GTCTGGTGAAGGCTCTTAAGGCAGTTAATCAGACCACATGGCAGGACGCATTCCTTGGTCTGTGGGTTGCAGCTTTACGTCTTGTTCAAAGG GAAAGAGACCCAAGTGAGGGTCCAGTTCCTCGACTTGACACATGCTTATGCTTGTTATTGTCCATAACACCGCTGGCTATTGTAAATATAATCGAGGAAGAGGAGATTTTTCTCATGGATGAAGCTGAGTACTGTTCTGCAAATCAAAAGAATGGCAAAAAGGTTTCTGCAGAACTTCGAAATGACTTGGTTTCCAGCGTGCAGCAATTGGGTGATTATGAAGGCTTGCTAACTCCACCAGGATCAGTAAGTTCAGTTGCAAATCAAGCTGCTACAAAAGCAATGATGTTTCTCTCAGGATTATCAGTGGGTAGTGGGTACCTTGATGGTATAACATTGAGTGACAAGCCAGTGAACTGCG CTGGAAACATGCGCCATCTAATTGTAGAGGCATGTATTGCGAGGAACCTTTTAGACACATCAGCCTATACATGGCCGGGATATGTCAAAGGACACAGTAATCAGATACCTCGTAGTGTTACTGGCCAAATGCCTGGCTGGTTATCATTAATGAAGGGCTCCACTTTAACTCCAGCCCTAATAAGTGCTTTGGTTAAGACTCCAGCTTCTAG CTTAGCAGAACTAGAGAAAGTATATGAGATCGCAATTAATGGTACAGGCGAGGAGAAAATATCTGCAGCAAAAGTTCTTTGTGGAGCATCTTTAACTCGTGGTTGGAATATACAG GAGCATACCGTGGTTTTCATCACAAGACTGTTATCACCTCCAGTTCCTGCAGAGAGTTCTGGTGAAAGCTATTTGATAGGATGTGCACCATATTTAAATGTGATATTTCTTGGAGTTACAACAATTGATTGTGTTCAGATATTCTCCATACATGGATTG GTCCCAGAACTTGCTGGAGCATTGATGCCCCTATGTGAATTCTTTGGATCCTGCTCACCAAGTATCTCTTGGACCCTGAAATCAGGAGAAGAGTTAACGTCTCATGCTATTTTTTCCAATGCCTTCACTCTTCTTCTGAAGTTATGGAGATTTTATCAACCTCCTTTTGAACAAGTGCTGGCAGGGAAATCTGTAATTGGTACCCGTTTGACTCCTGAAGACCTTTTACATGTATGCAACTCTCGATTAGCATCAGTAGGAAATTCACGCCAGGAGCCTACCAAGAGATTGTCAAGGCTATCAAGTATGCCATCTACAGAACCGATTTTTATGGATTCTTTTCCTAAGCTAAAGCTTTGGTACCGTCAGCATCAAGCTTGTATGGCATCACCTCTTTCTAGCCTTGTACCCAGGACGCCTGTTTACCAGATTTTTGATGGCCTCCTTAATATGATGTTTAGAAAAGTAAATAAAGGTGGTCAATCTCTGATTTCAGCATCCTCTGAGAGTAGTAATTTATCGGGTTCTGCAGTTGAAGATATATCTCTTCGTGTTAAAGTACCGGCTTGGGATATTCTGGAAGCTGTTCCATATGTGCTCGATGCTGCTTTAACAGCCTGTGCGCATGGAAAACTATCACCCCGAGAACTAGCAACAG GGCTCAAAGATCTTGCTGACTTTCTTCCTGCATCACTGGCGGCCATTGTGAGTTACTTTTCAGCTGAAGTGACACGAGGTGTTTGGAAGCCTGCCTCTATGAATGGAACTGATTGGCCTAGCCCAGCTGCCAATTTGGCCATGATTGAGCAACATATACACAAAATATTGGCTGATACTGGTGTAGACGTGCCAAGTCTTGGGGCAG TTGGAAGTGCTCCGGCTACTCTTGCTTTACCCTTGGCAGCTCTTGTAAGCCTCACAATAACCTACAAACTCGATAAGGAAACTGATGGTTATCTGAACCTTGTTGGCCCTGCCTTGAATACACTCGCTGCTGGTTGCCCGTGGCCATGCATGCCAATCATATCATCTCTATGGGCTCAAAAAGTAAAGCGTTGGAGTGATTTTCTTGTTTTCTCTGCGTCAAACAACGTGTTCCAACATGATAGCCAGGCTGTAGTTCAGCTTCTGAGGGTCTGCTTCAGATCCACTCTTGGGCTAAATTCCTCTCCCATAATAAACGGTGGTGGTGTTGGTGCCCTTCTTGGTCATGGTTTTGGGTCTCATATATCTGGAGGACTGGCGCCTGTTGCCCCCGGAATTCTCTACTTACGTGTCCACCGATCCGTCAAGAACGTCATGTTCATGTCAAAAGAAATAGTTACTCTTCTAATGGATTCTGTTAAAGAAATTGCAACTAGTGGATTGTCTACTGAGAAGCTGGAGAAGCAGAAAAAAGCCAAGTACGGAATGAGATATAATCAGGTTTCTCTTGCTGCAGCAATGACACGTGTCAAGCTTGCAGCTTCTCTGGGGTCTTCAATAGTTTGGATAACAGGTGGAGCAAATTTTGTTCATTCTTTAATTAAGGAATACTTGCCTACGTGGTTTATCTCTGTTCATGAGTCAGCTTATGAAAAAGGAGAATTAGGAGGAATTCTTGCTATGCTGAGAGGTTACGCTCTTGCCTACTTTTCAATGCTTTCTGGTACTTTTGCATTGGGTATAGGCTCGGCGACAACTGTGCCTAAGCGGCGACCACATGTTCTTGGGAAGCATTTGGCTTTCTTAGCAAGTGCTCTCGATGGTAAGATATCGCTTGGTTGCTGTGCGGCAACTTGGCGAGCATATGTTACAGGGTTTGTAAGCTTGATAGTTGGATGTGCTCCCGCATGGATGCTGGATGTTGATATACATGTATTGAAGAGTTTGAGCAAGGGCTTAAGGAAGTGGGGTGAGGAAGAACTTGATCTGGCTTTACTTGGAGTAAGTGGCAGTCGTGCCATGGGTGCAGCTGCTGAACTGATAATTGAAAATGGTGTTTGA